Proteins encoded in a region of the Planococcus citri chromosome 1, ihPlaCitr1.1, whole genome shotgun sequence genome:
- the LOC135832175 gene encoding small G protein signaling modulator 2-like isoform X2, which translates to MDMPADKKYRETLIKNVKKEVKQIMEEAVTKRFVHEDSSSVTSLCAAVEACLSQGIKRRALGLFKTSSTTALLHKVAKNFEAAAIISKKVQEIEHSDPNRRSSSSSDSIITTRSASHTLSSSASLTRPSLNKKSSSSGGLAQVQLPRYLWIRLALFEKVLAKIIDHLVQNSSKYYEKDALVADPDYGSILSSLLVGPCALDYSKTKTLDQYWNDPPADELVQRHRISSGHTTPPSCRKTPINFRRTLYAVNSEENSRQNPVSAKDYVESLHQNSRATLLYGKNNVLVLPKDMKEPMPGYLSLHQTPISLIIKWTPNELMNGYVDENHDKSQYWDYAMNVNFNDIVYVHCHQQGDDNGGTVILVGQDGVQQPPIHFPRGGHLLAFLSCLENGLLPHGQLDPPLWSQRGKGKVFPKLRRRGRPIRSKGNEPDLEESVDYVFQIINKMSHREFLLEQGLIDPESWSNSAHHMASCVQRAQLSSSSTNSSTSSKSFSLDRMAVNSKDDSGVFYENPVNINKPQKPASGESLNTVCETMKKQILSRAFYGWLAYCRHLKTVRTHLSGLVNVKIMEGEGASEGLTKEIWESLRLDDGTICFEEEIYRRTYYGSIEHEIRKEVWPFLLGHYKFNSTSEEREELDRTTKQYYETTMTEWLAVEAIVRQKDKEIMAANIAKLSSESTSGEPAPLTPGLQNDMSNDVFEDDSIASDGEPPIIDENEQLSPVVEERSIEYNSLENDPRTKDLNVDSESENYQSTSQPVEKSEEERLLEDIQNFVNDSISRCDSPDEGVGEEADSEDEGADVDSAKNTDGRHSKPVTSVIITTNPSQDSGNQSEISNGSRNSCSQMKSFPEDDKEGNDKCLQEGQRSNCISPASSQGGVYSVEILETFGLNVHRIDKDVQRCDRNYWYFTLDNLEKLRNIMCTYIWEHLDIGYMQGMCDLVAPLLVILDDESITYACFCRLMDRLSANFPHSGEAMDMHFANMRSLIQILDPELFELMDKNRDYTHFFFCYRWFLLDFKRELLYDDVFIVWETIWSAKFVSSAHFYLFFALALVETYREIIIGNQMEFTEIIKFFNDMAERHDAKSVLNLARNLVVQLHSLIEDQLSTSSTTSS; encoded by the exons AAGATCGTCTTCCAGTAGCGACAGCATTATAACGACTCGTTCAGCCAGTCATACACTTTCGAGTAGTGCTAGTTTAACGAGACcatctttgaataaaaaaagttcTTCCAGCGGCGGGTTAGCTCAAGTTCAGTTACCACGTTACTTATGGATAAGATTAGCCCTGTTTGAAAAAGTATTAGCAAAAATTATCGACCATTTAGTACAAAATAGCAg TAAATATTACGAAAAAGACGCCTTAGTGGCAGATCCAGATTACGGATCTATTTTAAGTTCCTTACTAG TCGGTCCATGTGCTTTAGActattcaaaaaccaaaacattAGACCAATATTGGAATGATCCGCCAGCCGATGAATTAGTTCAACGACACAGAATATCAAGTGGTCATACAACACCACCATCTTGCAGAAAAACTCCAATTAAT tttCGTAGAACGTTGTATGCTGTCAATAGTGAAGAAAATTCTCGCCAAAATCCCGTCTCAGCAAAAGATTATGTTGAATCGTTACACCAAAATAGCAGAGCGACTTTACTGTATGGGAAAAATAACGTATTAGTTTTACCA AAAGACATGAAAGAACCAATGCCTGGTTACCTATCTTTACATCAAACACCGATCTCTTTAATTATCAAATGGACACCAAACGAACTGATGAATGGATACGTGGATGAAAATCACGATAAAAG tcAATACTGGGACTACGCTATGAACGTCAACTTTAATGACATTGTTTATGTGCACTGTCACCAACAAG GAGATGATAACGGAGGAACGGTTATATTGGTTGGTCAAGATGGAGTACAACAACCACCTATACATTTTCCTCGAGGAGGGCATTTATTAGCATTTTTATCTTGTTTGGAAAATGGTTTGTTACCTCACGGTCAACTTGATCCGCCGCTATGGTCTCAAAGAGGCAAAG GTAAAGTATTTCCGAAATTACGCCGAAGAGGCAGACCAATCAGATCAAAAGGTAATGAGCCTGATCTCGAAGAATCAGTTGACTACGTCTTCCAAATCATCAATAAAATGAGTCATAGAGAAtttc TTCTAGAACAAGGTTTAATAGATCCAGAATCTTGGAGTAATTCTGCTCATCATATGGCATCGTGTGTCCAACGCGCGCaactttcttcttcttcgaccAATTCATCAACATCCTCGAAATCGTTCAGTTTGGATCGTATGGCTGTAAATAGTAAAGACGATTCCGGAGTTTTTTACGAAAATCCTGTAAATATTAATAAACCACAAAAACCGGCCTCGGG ggAATCATTGAACACAGTTTGCgaaacaatgaaaaaacaaattttatctcGAGCGTTTTACGGTTGGTTGGCATACTGTCGGCATTTAAAAACTGTTCGAACTCATCTGTCTGGCTTAGTAAATGTTAAAATAATGGAAGGAGAAGGAGCTTCAGAAGGACTCACCAAAGAAATTTGGGAATCGCTAAGACTGGACGATGGTACAATATGCTTCGAAGAAGAAATTTATAGAAGGACGTACTACGGTTCCATAGAACACGAAATACGAAAAGAA GTATGGCCATTTTTACTCGGTCACTACAAATTCAATAGCACGAGCGAAGAACGAGAAGAATTAGATCGCACAACCAAGCAGTATTATGAAACAACAATGACAGAATGGCTCGCAGTTGAAGCGATCGTGCGACAAAAAGATAAAGAAATTATGGCTGCCAATATAGCAAAGCTGTCCAGTGAAAGTACATCAGGGGAGCCTGCCCCTCTAACTCCTGGTCTTCAAAATGATATGAGTAATGAT GTGTTTGAAGACGATAGTATTGCATCAGATGGGGAACCTCCTATTATTGATGAAAACGAACAATTAAGTCCAGTCGTTGAAGAACGAAGTATAGAATATAATTCATTAGAAAATGATCCTAGAACAAAAGATC TCAATGTAGATtctgaaagtgaaaattaccAGAGTACTTCTCAACCTGTAGAAAAGTCAGAAGAAGAACGTTTACTAGAAgatattcaaaatttcgttAATGATAGCATTTCG AGATGCGACTCACCCGACGAAGGAGTAGGAGAGGAAGCCGACAGCGAAGATGAAGGCGCTGATGTCGATTCCGCTAAAAATACTG ATGGCCGTCATTCTAAACCAGTAACTTCAGTAATAATAACGACAAACCCTTCGCAAGATAGCGGTAATCAATCGGAAATTAGCAACGGAAGTCGTA ATTCTTGTTCACAAATGAAATCATTCCCAGAAGATGATAAGGAAGGTAACGATAAATGCCTTCAAGAAGGACAGAGATCTAATTGTATATCCCCTGCTAGTTCTCAAGGAGGAGTTTACTCT gttgaaattttggaaacatttgGCTTGAACGTGCATAGAATTGATAAGGATGTGCAACGTTGTGATAGAAATTATTGGTATTTTACTTTggataatttagaaaaattacgaaacataATGTGCAC ATATATTTGGGAACATTTAGACATCGGTTATATGCAAGGAATGTGTGATTTAGTAGCTCCTTTACTCGTAATACTCGATGACGAATCAATAACCTACGCTTGTTTTTGTCGCCTCATGGATAGACTTTCGGCCAACTTTCCTCACAGCGGCGAAGCAATGGATATgcattttgcaaatatgag ATCTCTCATTCAAATACTCGATCCAGAATTATTCGAATTAATGGACAAAAATAGAGATTATACGCATTTCTTTTTCTGTTACCGTTGGTTTTTATTAGATTTCAAGAGAG aATTATTATATGACGACGTATTCATCGTTTGGGAAACAATATGGTCAGCAAAATTTGTTTCCTCGGcgcatttttatttattttttgccttAGCTTTGGTAGAAACGTACAGAGAAATAATTATTGGAAATCAAATGGAATTCAccgaaataattaaattttttaatg ATATGGCAGAGAGACATGATGCTAAATCGGTTTTAAATCTTGCTCGAAATTTGGTTGTGCAATTACATTCGTTGATTGAAGATCAGCTGAGTACTTCGTCTACTACATCTTCTTAA
- the LOC135832184 gene encoding uncharacterized protein LOC135832184 → MFSKLVSLVLVLCVYNVAAVTYEEAFSSCKTKFNLQNDAPLDYFMANGKFETGKENLKCFFECLASDLGVKSADGSVNGEALKKLAQSHTHCQELALFGSEEVLKQCIKSSYTGTESCDKVFEFIQCSVQLKIASSKSS, encoded by the exons ATGTTTTCGAAATTAGTATCGTTGGTTTTAGTATTGTGCGTCTATAACGTCGCAGCTGTAACTTACGAAGAAGCTTTTAGCTCATGCAAAACCAAATTTAATTTGCAAAATGACG ctcctTTGGATTATTTCATGGCTAACGGTAAATTCGAAACTGGCAAAGAAAATTTGAAG tgtttcttCGAGTGCTTGGCCTCTGACTTAGGAGTC aaatctgctgacGGTAGCGTTAATGGAgaagcattgaaaaaattagctcaaagcCATACTCACTGCCAAGAATTAGCTTTATTCGGATCTGAAGAAGTATTGAAACAATGCATAAAGTCTTCATACACTG GCACTGAATCTTGTGACAAAGTATTCGAATTCATACAATGTTCTGTACAATTG AAAATCGCCAGCAGTAAATCATCGTAA
- the LOC135832175 gene encoding small G protein signaling modulator 2-like isoform X1: MDMPADKKYRETLIKNVKKEVKQIMEEAVTKRFVHEDSSSVTSLCAAVEACLSQGIKRRALGLFKTSSTTALLHKVAKNFEAAAIISKKVQEIEHSDPNRRSSSSSDSIITTRSASHTLSSSASLTRPSLNKKSSSSGGLAQVQLPRYLWIRLALFEKVLAKIIDHLVQNSSKYYEKDALVADPDYGSILSSLLVGPCALDYSKTKTLDQYWNDPPADELVQRHRISSGHTTPPSCRKTPINFRRTLYAVNSEENSRQNPVSAKDYVESLHQNSRATLLYGKNNVLVLPKDMKEPMPGYLSLHQTPISLIIKWTPNELMNGYVDENHDKRSSNENRRIQYWDYAMNVNFNDIVYVHCHQQGDDNGGTVILVGQDGVQQPPIHFPRGGHLLAFLSCLENGLLPHGQLDPPLWSQRGKGKVFPKLRRRGRPIRSKGNEPDLEESVDYVFQIINKMSHREFLLEQGLIDPESWSNSAHHMASCVQRAQLSSSSTNSSTSSKSFSLDRMAVNSKDDSGVFYENPVNINKPQKPASGESLNTVCETMKKQILSRAFYGWLAYCRHLKTVRTHLSGLVNVKIMEGEGASEGLTKEIWESLRLDDGTICFEEEIYRRTYYGSIEHEIRKEVWPFLLGHYKFNSTSEEREELDRTTKQYYETTMTEWLAVEAIVRQKDKEIMAANIAKLSSESTSGEPAPLTPGLQNDMSNDVFEDDSIASDGEPPIIDENEQLSPVVEERSIEYNSLENDPRTKDLNVDSESENYQSTSQPVEKSEEERLLEDIQNFVNDSISRCDSPDEGVGEEADSEDEGADVDSAKNTDGRHSKPVTSVIITTNPSQDSGNQSEISNGSRNSCSQMKSFPEDDKEGNDKCLQEGQRSNCISPASSQGGVYSVEILETFGLNVHRIDKDVQRCDRNYWYFTLDNLEKLRNIMCTYIWEHLDIGYMQGMCDLVAPLLVILDDESITYACFCRLMDRLSANFPHSGEAMDMHFANMRSLIQILDPELFELMDKNRDYTHFFFCYRWFLLDFKRELLYDDVFIVWETIWSAKFVSSAHFYLFFALALVETYREIIIGNQMEFTEIIKFFNDMAERHDAKSVLNLARNLVVQLHSLIEDQLSTSSTTSS, from the exons AAGATCGTCTTCCAGTAGCGACAGCATTATAACGACTCGTTCAGCCAGTCATACACTTTCGAGTAGTGCTAGTTTAACGAGACcatctttgaataaaaaaagttcTTCCAGCGGCGGGTTAGCTCAAGTTCAGTTACCACGTTACTTATGGATAAGATTAGCCCTGTTTGAAAAAGTATTAGCAAAAATTATCGACCATTTAGTACAAAATAGCAg TAAATATTACGAAAAAGACGCCTTAGTGGCAGATCCAGATTACGGATCTATTTTAAGTTCCTTACTAG TCGGTCCATGTGCTTTAGActattcaaaaaccaaaacattAGACCAATATTGGAATGATCCGCCAGCCGATGAATTAGTTCAACGACACAGAATATCAAGTGGTCATACAACACCACCATCTTGCAGAAAAACTCCAATTAAT tttCGTAGAACGTTGTATGCTGTCAATAGTGAAGAAAATTCTCGCCAAAATCCCGTCTCAGCAAAAGATTATGTTGAATCGTTACACCAAAATAGCAGAGCGACTTTACTGTATGGGAAAAATAACGTATTAGTTTTACCA AAAGACATGAAAGAACCAATGCCTGGTTACCTATCTTTACATCAAACACCGATCTCTTTAATTATCAAATGGACACCAAACGAACTGATGAATGGATACGTGGATGAAAATCACGATAAAAG GTCGTCGAACGAAAATAGACGAAT tcAATACTGGGACTACGCTATGAACGTCAACTTTAATGACATTGTTTATGTGCACTGTCACCAACAAG GAGATGATAACGGAGGAACGGTTATATTGGTTGGTCAAGATGGAGTACAACAACCACCTATACATTTTCCTCGAGGAGGGCATTTATTAGCATTTTTATCTTGTTTGGAAAATGGTTTGTTACCTCACGGTCAACTTGATCCGCCGCTATGGTCTCAAAGAGGCAAAG GTAAAGTATTTCCGAAATTACGCCGAAGAGGCAGACCAATCAGATCAAAAGGTAATGAGCCTGATCTCGAAGAATCAGTTGACTACGTCTTCCAAATCATCAATAAAATGAGTCATAGAGAAtttc TTCTAGAACAAGGTTTAATAGATCCAGAATCTTGGAGTAATTCTGCTCATCATATGGCATCGTGTGTCCAACGCGCGCaactttcttcttcttcgaccAATTCATCAACATCCTCGAAATCGTTCAGTTTGGATCGTATGGCTGTAAATAGTAAAGACGATTCCGGAGTTTTTTACGAAAATCCTGTAAATATTAATAAACCACAAAAACCGGCCTCGGG ggAATCATTGAACACAGTTTGCgaaacaatgaaaaaacaaattttatctcGAGCGTTTTACGGTTGGTTGGCATACTGTCGGCATTTAAAAACTGTTCGAACTCATCTGTCTGGCTTAGTAAATGTTAAAATAATGGAAGGAGAAGGAGCTTCAGAAGGACTCACCAAAGAAATTTGGGAATCGCTAAGACTGGACGATGGTACAATATGCTTCGAAGAAGAAATTTATAGAAGGACGTACTACGGTTCCATAGAACACGAAATACGAAAAGAA GTATGGCCATTTTTACTCGGTCACTACAAATTCAATAGCACGAGCGAAGAACGAGAAGAATTAGATCGCACAACCAAGCAGTATTATGAAACAACAATGACAGAATGGCTCGCAGTTGAAGCGATCGTGCGACAAAAAGATAAAGAAATTATGGCTGCCAATATAGCAAAGCTGTCCAGTGAAAGTACATCAGGGGAGCCTGCCCCTCTAACTCCTGGTCTTCAAAATGATATGAGTAATGAT GTGTTTGAAGACGATAGTATTGCATCAGATGGGGAACCTCCTATTATTGATGAAAACGAACAATTAAGTCCAGTCGTTGAAGAACGAAGTATAGAATATAATTCATTAGAAAATGATCCTAGAACAAAAGATC TCAATGTAGATtctgaaagtgaaaattaccAGAGTACTTCTCAACCTGTAGAAAAGTCAGAAGAAGAACGTTTACTAGAAgatattcaaaatttcgttAATGATAGCATTTCG AGATGCGACTCACCCGACGAAGGAGTAGGAGAGGAAGCCGACAGCGAAGATGAAGGCGCTGATGTCGATTCCGCTAAAAATACTG ATGGCCGTCATTCTAAACCAGTAACTTCAGTAATAATAACGACAAACCCTTCGCAAGATAGCGGTAATCAATCGGAAATTAGCAACGGAAGTCGTA ATTCTTGTTCACAAATGAAATCATTCCCAGAAGATGATAAGGAAGGTAACGATAAATGCCTTCAAGAAGGACAGAGATCTAATTGTATATCCCCTGCTAGTTCTCAAGGAGGAGTTTACTCT gttgaaattttggaaacatttgGCTTGAACGTGCATAGAATTGATAAGGATGTGCAACGTTGTGATAGAAATTATTGGTATTTTACTTTggataatttagaaaaattacgaaacataATGTGCAC ATATATTTGGGAACATTTAGACATCGGTTATATGCAAGGAATGTGTGATTTAGTAGCTCCTTTACTCGTAATACTCGATGACGAATCAATAACCTACGCTTGTTTTTGTCGCCTCATGGATAGACTTTCGGCCAACTTTCCTCACAGCGGCGAAGCAATGGATATgcattttgcaaatatgag ATCTCTCATTCAAATACTCGATCCAGAATTATTCGAATTAATGGACAAAAATAGAGATTATACGCATTTCTTTTTCTGTTACCGTTGGTTTTTATTAGATTTCAAGAGAG aATTATTATATGACGACGTATTCATCGTTTGGGAAACAATATGGTCAGCAAAATTTGTTTCCTCGGcgcatttttatttattttttgccttAGCTTTGGTAGAAACGTACAGAGAAATAATTATTGGAAATCAAATGGAATTCAccgaaataattaaattttttaatg ATATGGCAGAGAGACATGATGCTAAATCGGTTTTAAATCTTGCTCGAAATTTGGTTGTGCAATTACATTCGTTGATTGAAGATCAGCTGAGTACTTCGTCTACTACATCTTCTTAA
- the LOC135832181 gene encoding general odorant-binding protein 57c-like, producing the protein MKIVITFLLLISLIRNNGILGDTNFFKAIAHECNNTFPVTHEIILAPNISKLTENLKNDRNAKCFVHCIFHKLNFLDNKGIVNKSELFENASSVWAKVPEDKKGSIAIPKITPQLKEIVSSIIDVCETKDTVAQETDPCNKFYNFAQCLIDDFAPSET; encoded by the exons atgaaaatagtgATAACTTTTCTGTTACTTATTTCTTTGATCAGAAATAACGGAATTCTTGGTGATACAAATTTCTTTAAGGCCATCGCACATGAATGTAATAACACGTTTCCAGTTACACATG aaataatattaGCGCCAAATATTTCTAAAttaacagaaaatttgaaaaatgacagaaatgCTAAA tgCTTTGTTCACTGCATTTTTCACAAGTTGAATTTC CTTGATAATAAAGGCATTGTAAACAAATCGGAATTGTTCGAAAATGCAAGCAGCGTCTGGGCAAAAGTTCCTGAAGATAAAAAAGGATCTATTGCTATACCTAAGATAACGCCCCAGCTGAAAGAGATTGTATCATCGATCATTGATGTTTGTGAAACTaaag ATACAGTGGCACAAGAAACTGATCCgtgtaataaattttacaattttgcgCAATGTTTGATAGAC GATTTTgcaccatcagaaacctaa